In the Vulpes lagopus strain Blue_001 chromosome 16, ASM1834538v1, whole genome shotgun sequence genome, one interval contains:
- the LOC121476986 gene encoding heterogeneous nuclear ribonucleoprotein D-like: protein MEDTNGYSSTEEFAEGSKINASKNQQDDGKMFIGGLSWDTSKKDLTEYLSRFGEVVECTIKTVPVTGRPRGFGFVLFKDAASVDKVLELKEHKLDGKLINPKRAKALKGKEPPKKVFVGGLSPDTSEEQIKEYFGAFGEIEYIELPMDSKTNERRGFCFITYTDEEPVKKLLESKSSYHQIGSEKCEIKVAQPKQVYRQQQQQQKGGRGAAAGGRGGTRGRGRGQGQNWNQRFNNYYDQGYGNYNSAYGGDQNYSGGIPGGYGGYDYTGYNYGNYGYGQGYVDYSGQQSTSGKASRGGGNYQNNYQPY, encoded by the exons ATGGAGGACACGAACGGGTACAGCAGCACAGAGGAGTTCGCAGAGGGATCCAAGATCAACGCGAGCAAGAATCAGCAGGATGACGGTAAAATGTTTATTGGAGGCTTGAGCTGGGATACAAGCAAGAAAGATCTGACTGAATATTTGTCTCGATTTGGGGAAGTTGTAGAGTGTACAATTAAAACAGTTCCAGTGACTGGAAGACCAAGAGGATTTGGATTTGTGCTTTTCAAAGATGCTGCTAGTGTTGATAAGGTTTTGGAACTGAAAGAACACAAACTGGATGGCAAGTTGATAAACCCCAAAAGGGCCAAAGCTTTAAAAGGGAAAGAACCCCCCAAAAAGGTTTTTGTGGGTGGATTGAGCCCAGATACTTCTGAAgaacaaattaaagaatattttggagCCTTTGGAGAGATTGAATATATTGAACTTCCCATGGATTCAAAAACAAACGAAAGaagaggattttgttttattacctATACAGACGAAGAGCCAGTAAAGAAATTGTTAGAAAGCA aaagcagctaTCATCAAATTGGTTCTGAAAAGTGTGAAATCAAAGTTGCACAACCCAAACAGGTATATAggcagcaacagcaacaacaaaaaggaggaagaggtgcTGCAGCTGGTGGACGAGGTGGTACTAGGGGTCGTGGACGAGGTCAGGGTCAAAACTGGAACCAAAGATTTAATAACTATTATGATCAAGGATATGGAAATTACAATAGTGCCTATGGTGGTGATCAAAACTATagtggcgggatccctgg TGGCTATGGTGGCTATGATTATACTGGGTATAACTATGGGAACTATGGATATGGACAGGGATATGTAGACTACAGTGGCCAACAGAGCACTTCCGGCAAGGCGTCTAGAGGGGGTGGCAATTACCAAAACAATTACCAGCCATACTAA
- the GGACT gene encoding gamma-glutamylaminecyclotransferase isoform X1, with protein MFTASVARMAPVFVYGTLKRGQPNHKVLLDGTNGCAAFQGRGRTVEPYPLVIAGEHNIPRLLNLPGQGQCVVGEIYAVDEQMLRFLDEFEGCPDMYQRMLVRIAVLEWEDTQGAPEETLASDGTLQCFVYSTGTYSPEWVHLPSHDNYDSHGKHGLRYNPRENR; from the coding sequence CTTCTGTGGCCCGCATGGCCCCTGTGTTTGTGTATGGGACTCTGAAGAGAGGCCAGCCCAACCACAAGGTCCTGCTGGATGGCACCAACGGCTGCGCAGCCTTCCAAGGCCGGGGCCGCACGGTGGAACCGTACCCCTTGGTGATTGCTGGCGAGCACAACATCCCACGTCTGCTGAACCTCCCGGGGCAGGGGCAGTGTGTGGTCGGGGAGATCTATGCTGTGGATGAGCAGATGCTGCGCTTCTTGGATGAGTTTGAGGGCTGCCCCGACATGTACCAGCGCATGCTGGTGAGGATCGCCGTCCTCGAGTGGGAAGACACACAGGGAGCCCCTGAGGAGACACTGGCCTCAGACGGGACCCTGCAGTGCTTCGTGTACAGCACAGGCACCTACTCACCTGAGTGGGTCCACCTCCCATCCCATGACAACTATGACTCCCACGGGAAACATGGGCTGCGCTATAATCCACGGGAGAACAGGTGA
- the GGACT gene encoding gamma-glutamylaminecyclotransferase isoform X2 encodes MAPVFVYGTLKRGQPNHKVLLDGTNGCAAFQGRGRTVEPYPLVIAGEHNIPRLLNLPGQGQCVVGEIYAVDEQMLRFLDEFEGCPDMYQRMLVRIAVLEWEDTQGAPEETLASDGTLQCFVYSTGTYSPEWVHLPSHDNYDSHGKHGLRYNPRENR; translated from the coding sequence ATGGCCCCTGTGTTTGTGTATGGGACTCTGAAGAGAGGCCAGCCCAACCACAAGGTCCTGCTGGATGGCACCAACGGCTGCGCAGCCTTCCAAGGCCGGGGCCGCACGGTGGAACCGTACCCCTTGGTGATTGCTGGCGAGCACAACATCCCACGTCTGCTGAACCTCCCGGGGCAGGGGCAGTGTGTGGTCGGGGAGATCTATGCTGTGGATGAGCAGATGCTGCGCTTCTTGGATGAGTTTGAGGGCTGCCCCGACATGTACCAGCGCATGCTGGTGAGGATCGCCGTCCTCGAGTGGGAAGACACACAGGGAGCCCCTGAGGAGACACTGGCCTCAGACGGGACCCTGCAGTGCTTCGTGTACAGCACAGGCACCTACTCACCTGAGTGGGTCCACCTCCCATCCCATGACAACTATGACTCCCACGGGAAACATGGGCTGCGCTATAATCCACGGGAGAACAGGTGA